One genomic window of Nicotiana sylvestris chromosome 10, ASM39365v2, whole genome shotgun sequence includes the following:
- the LOC138879433 gene encoding uncharacterized protein yields the protein MNGHILFAALALHSHSASVTTFNELNFSDWYEQIKFHVGVLDLDVALYTERPTAITETSNTEERSYFKHWDRSNRLSLMFIQMNIAGNIKTTLPKTESAKELLKLVEECSQTVDKSLAGTLMGTLTTMKFDGSRTMHEHVIEMTNIAARLKTLGMEVDENFLVQFIINSLPSE from the coding sequence ATGAATGGACATATTTTATTTGCAGCACTCGCTCTTCATTCACACTCTGCTTCTGTTACGACCTTTAATGAACTCAACTTCTCAGATTGGTACGAACAGATCAAATTCCATGTTGGAGTTTTAGATCTTGATGTTGCACTTTATACTGAGAGGCCAACAGCTATTACTGAAACTAGTAATACTGAAGAAAGGTCCTATTTTAAGCACTGGGACAGGTCTAACAGATTAAGCTTAATGTTTATACAAATGAATATTGCGGGCAACATTAAGACTACTCTTCCCAAAACTGAAAGCGCGAAAGAACTTCTGAAACTTGTGGAAGAATGCTCCCAAACTGTTGATAAGTCTCTTGCTGGGACACTAATGGGTACTTTAACCACCATGAAATTTGATGGTTCGCGTACCATGCATGAGCATGTCATTGAAATGACAAATATAGCAGCAAGACTTAAAACTTTGGGAATGGAAGTGGATGAGAATTTCCTTGTTCAATTCATTATTAACTCGTTACCATCTGAGTAA